The proteins below are encoded in one region of Borrelia duttonii Ly:
- a CDS encoding DHH family phosphoesterase has product MIDVIEFIKKYDNFIIVGHKDPDFDCIGSSLALASFLRRIGKGIILLNEGPFVRKEIIPFKEKFLSKWPNVNLLDYAVIILDCSVFDRIGDEFVFYVKDMPILVIDHHSSGDKLDTLGYIDSGAPSTTFLIEKLIRAFGYEVTKEEAWYILVGFCTDTGFFRFISRDDPAPFEMVSRLVSKGLILKDIYNYIESVKSLASIDVLSMMLNNLRTYFDGKVLLTVLPFNAKRDNNVSGVNELFYSLLANVENNEILIILKEIEDGSILAGLRSKEYFDVGELAKYFGGGGHKHASGFKIKNTALNLLENQIIAYIKDAINS; this is encoded by the coding sequence ATGATTGATGTTATTGAATTTATTAAAAAGTATGACAATTTTATCATTGTTGGGCATAAGGATCCCGATTTTGATTGTATAGGTTCATCTTTGGCGTTAGCTTCTTTTTTGCGCAGAATAGGCAAAGGAATTATTCTGTTAAATGAAGGTCCATTTGTGAGAAAGGAAATAATTCCTTTTAAAGAGAAGTTTTTGTCTAAATGGCCGAATGTTAATTTGTTAGATTATGCTGTTATTATTTTGGATTGCTCCGTATTTGATCGCATTGGAGATGAATTTGTTTTTTATGTAAAAGATATGCCTATTCTTGTTATTGATCATCATTCCTCAGGAGACAAATTGGATACCCTTGGATATATTGATTCTGGTGCACCTTCAACAACTTTTTTGATTGAAAAATTAATTAGAGCATTTGGATATGAAGTTACTAAGGAAGAGGCATGGTATATTTTAGTGGGGTTTTGTACAGATACAGGATTTTTTAGATTTATTTCAAGAGATGATCCTGCACCCTTTGAAATGGTATCTAGACTTGTATCTAAAGGCTTGATTCTTAAAGATATTTATAATTATATTGAATCTGTTAAAAGTTTAGCCTCAATAGATGTGCTTAGTATGATGCTAAATAATCTTAGAACATATTTTGATGGTAAGGTATTGTTAACGGTTTTACCCTTTAATGCTAAGAGAGACAATAATGTTAGTGGAGTTAATGAACTATTTTATTCACTTCTTGCTAATGTAGAAAATAATGAAATATTAATTATTTTGAAAGAAATAGAAGATGGTTCTATTTTAGCAGGACTTCGTTCTAAGGAATATTTTGACGTGGGAGAACTTGCAAAATATTTTGGAGGAGGGGGACATAAACATGCTAGTGGATTTAAGATTAAAAATACTGCTTTAAACCTTTTAGAAAATCAAATAATTGCATATATTAAAGATGCTATTAATTCTTGA